The genomic stretch AATGAAAATTAGTAAACATTggcaaaggaaattaaagaatttgcagacaaatggaaagacatttgGTATTTATCAATTGGAATGATTAATATTATTAGGGATGCCCAGAGTAGCCAAAGTGATCTCTACACTTAATATAATccctatattctttcttttcatttttaattttatttatttaaataattattcattcTTAAAGGTTTTCTTTTGGTGTTAGGAATTGAgaccagaagcactttaccattgagttaaatcccattttattttattttacaattttgagacagagtctaagttgctgagggtattATAAAATTCTTTAGGACTGCCCTTCAACTTacaattctccttcctcatcctggCTGGTCTCTGGGATATATGTGTGTTGCTGGCATCCCtcttaaaattcaaatacattcttttaaatgttcttaagtgttcttttaagtgtttatttgttctttttagttatacataactgtagaatgtattttgatgtattatacacatatgcaatataattcccattcttgtgattgtacatgatgtggagttacactgattatatattaatattgaacataggaaagttatgtccaattcaagAATggactttaatttaaaaattgatcataATTCTTATGAATTGCTAATCACAGGGCagcatgcataaaaatataactttatgTCTGAATTATCAAATGTTCTATAAATACATGGTTACATGACAGCTCTTAACTTGGTCATAAACATGGtattttcaattgttttagaGTATTTTGAATCCAAGTAATGTATTAGTCTCAGCTTTCTATCAAGGGATCACAGTTCATGCCCTAGTTGAAGAGAGAAATAGTAAATTTTCTGGAGATATCAAGGACTGTGTCACAAACACAAGCCAGGCTTTGGGGGCTCATGGGACAAGACAGTCTTGTCCCTTCAGACTTTGGAGAAAACTTTAGGTGTGGTCTTGGATAACGCGTTAGGAGGTTAGATCTCTGGAAGGCAGAATATTTCacgagaaagaaaaataaagactcttcCCCTGACATTTACCCTGGTATATATTGGGAAGAGAGAGTCTGTAAGAAAAATTGCTTTTGGTGTAGAGCAACATCCTACAGAGAAATGATGTGCTTGGTGTTGGAAATGTGCCTAATGAGCAGAAGCCCTGAGCTGTATAAACATCTCTCCTGCCCTTGTTCTCCAGCCTGTGCAGCCTTGGACTGGCTGGAGGTTTACTCTGGACTCCTACATCGGGTTTGGGTGCTGATGCTTGAGCCCTTCCTGCTGTCTTGCCTGGAACAGTTTCAGTCCTCATCATCAACCATTCAGGGGGGAATTTGGACTTTCATGTGTAGACCTCCCATCCAGAAACCCATCCAGGTGAGTCTGAGAGCCCAGCAGGGGCTGCAGGAAGGCGTTGGAGAGGCTGGAAGCCAAGAATGTGTACCTAAGTTCATCGAGAGcccacccagccccacccagagCTGAGAGGTCGCTGTGGTAGTTGATGAAGTATTTGATTAACTCATTGGAATCTATGTTTACCATGGTGGAAGGAGGAGTGAGCAGTGAGCTCAGCAGTGCCAGGTCCTTGTTGACAATGACATGGTGGCAAAGGCAGCCCCGTCAGAAGAGGGCGGGGAGGCTCCCTCTGGTTTCAGTGTAAGTGGAGCATGTGTCCCAGGACCTCGGCAATTAATTAGGTGGAAAAGAGGGGGATGCATTGCCGTGGAGGGatggagagtgaagggagggcacTTCTTATATCTGAGGTGGAGCAGCATTTGATCGACTTGTTATTTTCAAATACCCATTTTCTATGGTTATCAGCATTTCAATGGAATTTTTCagattaatatttctcttttgacttTTGGAGGGATGTGTTTGGccataaaaagtttttaaaatttcatttagtgAAACATGTCTATCTTAACACTTCTGGATTTTTTTGCCTTCAGATAATTTTGTCTCCCCATGAACTTATATAACACTTTCTTGATGTCCTTCTAACATATATTGTTTACTTTCATATTGAAGTCTTAATTCCTCTTAATTTTAGTAGATGTGTAAACTAGGGTACTGCCTTATTTCTTCCAAGTAGATAGGCAATTATGCCAGTTTTTATTTAACTATCGAGGATTTCCAACAACATAGAAATAtgattttgtcatattttctgCATCAAGGGTGAGGCAGAATTccctattcattcaacaaatggtaacTTAGTACCTGCTGTGTGCCACAGCATTTGAGGAACATTCTCATTATATCTTTTACATCTAATCCTTGCCCatttaattatgaaatttattgGTGTTACATATCTTCATTCACTTAGTGTCTGATGctcctttcaatttttaaataaagttgttCTGTAACCCCTCAGTTTAACCTGGTTCTGTCCCCTGCTGTCCTTGGTTTATTTCACGACTTCTGCTTTTCTGTGTCTTTGTTCTATACCATGAACACATGCTCGCATCCTGCTGTGAACACAGACATGTGACCAAATCTGGTGCAGTCTGCTCATGTGGTATTGAACCACAATATGGACACAGTATGAGGGAAGAACTATGTGCCTGATGTAATGCCCTTGGGGCTAAGTCTTAAGCAGGATGTTTTTCaatggaaaaagaatagaaattttacGTGTGTAAGATTTTATAGAATATGGTCTTAAAAGGACATTGAATGTTAGATGAAGACCACAACCAGAGCTAGATGTGCTCCTTGGTTTTATCCTAGGAATTCAAACTGAAAGActgtgaataaaacaaaaaatacaccACACAAGAAAGTCAAGAAAGGGACCGGTTTCATCTGCTACTGTGCACATAAAACCCAACTGTATATTTTCTTggtgggtctggcttatttcacagaATGACAAATCTAGTTGGTTTTCgctgtggaatctaaaaatattGATCTAGGAGTAGAGAGTAGAAGAGTAGTTTCCAACATGCGGGGGGTAAGGGGCCCACGGAGGGGGCAGAGTTGATCAATGGATACCAAGTTACAGTTAGATATGTGGAGGAAATGTTGGTATTCCATCGCCAGAAGTATTTCCAAGTTCCTATAAGGGAGGGTTTTCAGTAATCTTAGCACAAGGAAATTATCAATACTTGAGCTATTTATGGATATGGACACCCTGATTCAttcattatacaatgtatacaggTATTGAAACCCCACATTCTATATGTCAAATATGTACTATTACTGTGTCCATAAAAAATGAAGTCAAACATGAAACTCCAGTAAGTCAAAACAGTATTGAATGGCACAGGAACGCTTCAtatcaatatgtacaatttttgttgtgctttatgtattttcttttattatttttttcttatctttgcccttggtttttaaaatatttttgcttatcCTGTGGTGTAGGTGTCATGGTACCAAAAAGATGATAACACTTGCCTTTTGAGACATCTGTTGatcatttgctttcttatttggTTTCTAGTCCTCAAGAAAACACGACTGGGCTTCAAATGTTGTCAGaaactgttcatttttttcattcccaccagctcTGGGGTACCACCTGAGGTTCCATGCCTTCTTCCCACCTAGGGCAACTTAACATCTAAGTTTATTGAGCAGGTTTATatattccttcccttctctttctctcctcctctttctttcatttgcagtgctgaggattgaacccagggacccttgcaggccaggcaagtgctctgccactgagccacaaccccagcccctgttgttttatatttctttaagcACAGGGTGCAGAATGGCCATAGTGAAAGGAAGCTCCAAGTTTTCATGTGTACCAAATATTCACAAACTGGAATTTCTGGGTACCACTTGTCTATCTATTTGAAGAAAGATAATTTGGTCTCAAAAGCTTGTCTGGTGTCCATTGCTTTCTAATAGAGTGTCTGGATGTGGGAATGGTATTAACATGGCCCCAGGAGACTCCGGCACAGGGCTTACCTTtaagtggtgtgtgtgtttgtgtgtctgtgtctttaGAGGCTGGAGGAGGACAAACAGAAAGGGGACCTGGGCTCAACATAGTCTAAAAGGTTACTCAAAGTGCAGAGCCCAGGTCATAAGGTGACGGAGGAAATGACAAAGGTGGCTTTCCACTCTCAAGTCGACTTGGTGGACaacttaaaatgcaaatgctGTGATATATGCACAGCACCGGGACCACTTGGATCTTCTGATACCCACTCACGTCCCTCTCCCTCCTGCTAATCCTGCATGTCACATGGGACCCTGTTGACTTTGAACATCTGAACAAGTACCTTACTCAGGGCCTTTGCCCTGGCTGTTCACTGCTGCACACTTCTGCAGATATTTTCTGGCTCCCTCCTTCTCTGCCTGGGCGTCTCTGGGCAAGTGTCACCTATCTGCTTGTCTTAGCCAAGCACGCAAGACAAAGTAGCTCCCTCTCTACTTTCTCCCTCATAGATGCTTTATTCCCTTCCAACTTATGGCACATCACATGATTAGTTTCCTACCTCCTTATATTTGCTCGTACTATTTCTCCCTCATTAGACTTAGGAACCTTGgacttttaaaattgttgtttgtttttttcagttttactctGCCATGACTTGGACAGTGCCTGGAACACGGTCACCATTAGATTGTGTTCctcaaatgcatgaaaaaaatttcaaacttttgaATAGATAAACTTCTGGGGAAAAGCTAAAATTGATACTGGAATTCTAAATCATAGGTGACAAGGGAATCCCCCGAGGGGAACAGATTCAAACACAAAACACAGAAATTTGTGTCCTGACTGTGGAACATGAATGATAGCCTTTATGTCATGGTATTGTTACATTATCACATCatgtctcttttctctctctctctctctctctttttagttACATCAACTCTATGGGTCCAGAAAATGAGACACAAATTTCAGAATTCCTTCTGCTGGGACtttcagaggacccagaactgcagcccctcatctttgggcttttcctctccatgtacctggtcactgtcctggggaacctgctcatcatcctggccaccatctcagactcccacctgcacacgcccatgtacttcttcctctccaacctgtcctttgtggacatctgcttcacctccaacaccatcccaaagatgctgatgaacatccagacacagagcaaggccatTACCTATGCAGGCTGCATCACCCAGATGCAGTTTTCCATACTCTTTGCAGGGCTGGACATTTttcttctgactgtgatggcctatgaccgctttgtggccatctgccatcCTCTGCACTACATGGTCATCATGAACTCCCAGCGATGTGGGTTGTTGGTTCTGGTGTCCTGGATCATGAGTGCTCTTCATTCGCTGTTACAAGTTTTAATGGTGTTGCAGCTCTCGTTCTGCACTGATGTGgaaatcccccactttttctgtgagcTTAATCACCTGGTCCACCTTGCCTGCTCTGACACCTTTGTCAATGAGGTGGTGATGTATGTTGTTGCGGTCTTGCTGGCTGGTGGTCCCCTCGCTGGCCTTCTTTACTCGTACTCCAAGATTGTTTCCTCCATCCGTGCAATCTCTTCAGCTCAGGGCAGGTataaagccttctccacctgtgcttctcacctctctgtggtctccttattttattttacgaGCCTAGGTGTGTATCTCAGTTCTGCTGTGACCCAGAACTCACGCTCTACTGCaacagcctcagtgatgtacagcgtggtcacccccatgctgaaccccttcatctacagtctgaggaataagaACCTCAAGAGTGCTCTGAGGAGACTCTGTGAGAGAGAATATATGAAATCATCAGTTGTGCTGAGACTGAAGATGTGCCCATAATTACAGGGCTCAGAGCCTCAGAGCCAGAACCTGAGTCCTCATCAGCAGGTGGAAGCAGAACTTGCTCCTTGTGTTCTATTCCTAAGTTTCAGTTTGTCCATACAATTCAGTTCCATGTTTCTTTACTGCAGTCTCCACTCTCTGACATCCAGTCCTCTCCACTGTGATATTTTCTAACTTTCCCCAGTAATTGCCATCTGTGTATCAGAAATACTTAGATATTCCTAATTAACCTAAAGgatgtatttttaagaataatttcatcTTAAATGACACAAATCACACCAAATGATTTTCCTTatgtttgaataaaaatgaaaataagctttGATCCTATGGAAAAAATCCCACACTTGACAACCCGGGTTGTGTTACCCAGCTGGCCATGTGTGGCGTGCTCAGTGTGGGGAGCTGCCTCTGTTCACCACAGTGTCCACAGTGCCTGCTGCACTCAGGGGAACCAGGCCCCTGGACATTGGCTCAGCATTTCCCCAGTAGCTGATTTATACTCTAGATAGCATTACTACATGAGGGCAAGGTAGAATAGCAAACAGATGGGTGGTCCTTGGGGGTTGGGCAAGGGGAGGGAGGTGGTGGATGTGGCTGTAGAAGGGAAACATGGTATCCTTGATggaagtgttttatttatttttgtgcttgaCTAGCCATTTCAGTTGCCATGTTATTGTGTGTCTGTCTGCACAGTGTGCATTATTTGCATGCAGCTTCTGTTACCCACCCTCCACCCACTCTTCCAAACTTTCAACAATAGCTACTCTGGTTTTGAGGACCCTGTTTATTTCTTACTTCAGCACACCCGGGGAAACATGCAGCACTTGTCTCCCTCTGTTGGACTTCTGTCACCTGCTCACTGTGCACCAAGCCCATGCATGTTGCTACCATgaaggattttattctttttaaattggtaacaggcattgaacccagggatgctaaccactgagccacaccccagccctatgttgtattttatttagagacatggtctctgagttgcttagggccgggtttaaactcacgatcctcctgtctcagtagcagtgctgagctgctgggatgacaggcgtacGCCACAGTGCCTGTCAGGATTTCACTCTTTTTGTGGCGGAACAATACCACCTGTGTAtatttgccacattttctttttcatgaaggAAAGGTGATACACTTAGGCTGATTCTGGGCCTTTGTTATTCTGCATATTTGAGACTTACATCATGTTCTGGGATGTATATAGGTAGTATGTGGTTGCTGCGATTAGGCTGATTTCCAAAACACACTACAAATCACATATTTCCACCAGttattcatttgcttttattaCATTAACAATGTTTTTGACATGaactttaaataaaagtttatgtaAAAAAATTATCATTGCACCAATTTATGGGATATGGtatgatattatatatttgtgggtgtggtttttaaaaaaattagcttaATTAGAAATTAGTCAAtttatgctatgtacatgtataaatatatcatgaagattccacttttatgtatatctataatgcagtaatgaaaaaagcaataaagagaaggaagaccaacagagtagaggaaagaggacaagggaggagaagagggaatgtggaagtactggggattgaggtagaacaaattatattccatgagtGTACAAATATGTCAAAGTGAACACCACggttatgtatgactataatgcactgaTCAGGCAGTTCACAAATGAAATTGCTATTCTATGAGCGATATCCACTTACATAGGGACAACCATCTTCCACAATCCTTGGTTATATTTAAAGTAAGAAGTTATCTTTTGTTTAATAATACAACATATATTATgagagtttattttttgtttttacttttcagaCAACATTGTAATTTCTGGATCAAGAATTCATGACTGAGAAtctttctttctattaattttttaaatttgttctaatgagttttacatgacagtagaatgcatttaggcAGCTTGATAAACCATACAGAAATGacagtataatttcttatttgtctgcaacttaaaatttttatgtgactCCTTTCCCTGGCCCCACCCTGAGTATCACTTTATTTCTATCAGTTAAACATACCACACAGAGCAATCCTTGAATGAGATGCCAGGACAAGGGAGGTGTGTGCAATGTTGGAATTGAAACCCAGATAAAAGTGAGTCCTCTGAGGGGCTGCTTGCAGTCTAGTCCAAGTTGATTCAAGTCTTGAAAAATTCTATGCAGTGAAGGACTCCTCCACAATCAAGTTGAAATTCAAATGCCATCACTGTGACATTCTTGAGAGGTGGTGCTTGAAGAGGGGTTAATGGATTCATGCCATTACCCTGGGAGCGAGTCCTGCGTCCTATTGGAAGTCCTTTCTGATGCGGAGGCCAAAGAGACTTATCGTTTCCAAGTTGTCTTTCCATACGGACTTCACTTGGGGATATGTATTTGCCAATCAGTTTCTTTGGGCAGAGATTGTGGTGCAGGACTGTGGGCACCAAGCTGAGGTAAGAAAACAGACCTCTAACCGGAGAAGAAAAGCCGATGCTCAGTCTTGAAGCACACTGGTCTGTCAGAATGCACATCAGCAGGAAGAGCCGTTGAGATGCTGATGCCCCTGTGCATAGCTGTGGTCCTCGGGTTTCTGCTGGTGGCAAAGTTACAAATGAGCTTGGTTGTCAAGTGTGGTTTTCTCATAGGATGAGTTCAACACATGACCTGTTGGGAGgaaatcctaagtcttggctagcagcagtgaacatctcaagtgtgtaaaagGAAAACCTTTCGCACATTCATGCCCATCAGGAAAACTGTGGAGGGAGCCTTCAGCTCTGgccacttaggaaagtaaacaactgcccccaaattgacctagtgttaccaagggaacctgtataggggcctggtgatCTGATCCCCCGTGgtacattgtgattgggcaaaaagtctataaaatataTGGTTAGGCCGGCAataacgagtttgcaggctgctcgccacaagcctgctttcaACCCAATCCtagagtctgggggtcttgactccgGGACCTTACCTGAACCTGAGATAGCCTGGCACTCCTACAATGACCGTGTTTTttgctaacaacaacaaaaaagtaacaaTGTGATTTATGTCATTTGAGAACAATGTTCTTAAGAACTACTCACCCACAAATGAAATATATCTCAGTGGTGCCATGAGATAAATGGGAATTTCCAATGTTTCTGATCCAAGATTGAAAGCACCTTTGAGGAAGTATGCAAAGGATAGAGGGGAACACTCTTCACATGACAGAGAGGGCATAAAACTGAGCAAGGAGAGTTACATaacaattttttcccctttggtactagggattgtacccagggaattcaaccagtgagccacatctccaaccctttttatatttaacttagagacagggtctcactaagctgctcagAGCCTTGaaaagttgctgagtttggctttgaacttgggatcctcctgcctcagcctcttgaaatgctggaattacagatgtgcaccactgtgcctggcttgttacATAACTTTTAAGAGaagttgaaaaagaaatataactctGGTGATCAGATCACCATCTGATCAAAATAGTGTAATTTCCTCCTGTGAGACTTTGAAACAAGTGATCAACATCACTGTTAAGACTCAGGAGAATGAGGGCTTTCACGGTTTCCCCCAAAGAGTCTTCTCAGAGCGCTCTTGAtgtccttattcctcagactgtagatgaaggggtttagcatggggtgaccacagtgtacatcacagaGGCTGTTGAAATTGACTGTGAATTTTGGGTCACAATAGAACTAAAATACTCCAAGGAGGgtgcaataaaataaggagaccacagagaggtgagatgcacaggtggagaaggctttgtacttgccCTGAGCNNNNNNNNNNNNNNNNNNNNNNNNNNNNNNNNNNNNNNNNNNNNNNNNNNNNNNNNNNNNNNNNNNNNNNNNNNNNNNNNNNNNNNNNNNNNNNNNNNNNTCTGCTGTGTGCATCTTACACTGTGATGGCAAAGGAAGAGTGGCAGGGAGCAAGTGCATCTGTGGCAGAACGTCCACAGGAGTGCATCTTGTGAAGGAGGACAGAGGGCCAGGAAGTTGCAGAATTCTAAAGACATTCATGTGGAGTGAGCGGTCCTCAGAGCCA from Sciurus carolinensis chromosome 17, mSciCar1.2, whole genome shotgun sequence encodes the following:
- the LOC124968157 gene encoding olfactory receptor 7A17-like — encoded protein: MGPENETQISEFLLLGLSEDPELQPLIFGLFLSMYLVTVLGNLLIILATISDSHLHTPMYFFLSNLSFVDICFTSNTIPKMLMNIQTQSKAITYAGCITQMQFSILFAGLDIFLLTVMAYDRFVAICHPLHYMVIMNSQRCGLLVLVSWIMSALHSLLQVLMVLQLSFCTDVEIPHFFCELNHLVHLACSDTFVNEVVMYVVAVLLAGGPLAGLLYSYSKIVSSIRAISSAQGRYKAFSTCASHLSVVSLFYFTSLGVYLSSAVTQNSRSTATASVMYSVVTPMLNPFIYSLRNKNLKSALRRLCEREYMKSSVVLRLKMCP